The Winogradskyella schleiferi genome has a window encoding:
- a CDS encoding serine hydrolase domain-containing protein, which yields MNSSIKELIFVFLTFLTLSSFSQNTHKALFNKIDTYLESSVTNGFSGVVLVSKKGEIILSKGYGWADRENKIPNSPSTVFNIGSVTKQFTASAILKLVEQGKIKTSDKISSYITQTPIDKRDITIHQLLTHTSGISNRTGGFRYNEASKQQFLKEFFESELQSKPGEKYQYANANYIMLTVILESVSGQTYSSFLNDYLFEPSQMKSTGYKSINFSTERLAHGYYYNRNDEQWEDWGTTQQHLPFNDKHWYSIGKGDIHSTIEDLYKWHLALKNKVVLTSKTKEIQETPYVAENDKMTSYYGYGWAISQSNRDTKIVAHNGSNGLYFADFVRFLDDDVVVIYITNAFLGGESENVAREIGKMIFDSNYTTTPISKNIYELIHEFMKTNPSVNAEKLPDFLKKELNNEFNDHAILNQLGYSRLKKEEKPAWALELFKLNAKLFPEDGNLWDSLGEAYLKYNMNDKAIKSYTKAVELGNESSRKVLNELLKKE from the coding sequence ATGAATTCATCTATTAAAGAACTAATTTTCGTTTTCTTAACCTTTTTAACATTAAGCTCTTTCTCACAAAACACACATAAAGCGCTCTTCAATAAAATTGACACTTATTTGGAATCGAGCGTAACAAATGGCTTTTCTGGAGTTGTTTTAGTCTCTAAAAAAGGTGAAATTATTTTATCCAAAGGATATGGATGGGCAGATAGGGAAAATAAAATTCCCAACTCACCATCAACAGTTTTTAATATTGGTTCTGTAACTAAACAATTTACAGCATCGGCTATTTTAAAACTTGTAGAACAAGGAAAAATTAAAACATCAGATAAAATAAGTTCATATATTACCCAGACACCTATTGATAAAAGGGATATAACTATTCATCAATTATTAACTCACACATCAGGTATTTCTAATAGAACTGGTGGTTTTAGATATAATGAGGCAAGTAAACAACAGTTTCTAAAAGAATTCTTTGAATCAGAATTACAATCTAAACCAGGCGAAAAGTACCAATATGCAAATGCCAACTACATTATGTTAACGGTTATATTGGAGTCCGTTTCAGGGCAAACGTATAGTTCTTTTCTAAATGACTATTTGTTTGAACCTTCTCAAATGAAAAGCACAGGATATAAAAGCATCAACTTTAGTACAGAACGACTAGCACATGGCTACTACTATAATAGAAATGATGAGCAATGGGAAGATTGGGGCACAACCCAACAGCACCTTCCTTTCAATGACAAACATTGGTATAGTATAGGTAAGGGAGACATTCATTCCACCATTGAAGATTTATATAAATGGCATTTAGCTTTAAAAAACAAGGTTGTTTTAACATCAAAAACTAAAGAAATCCAAGAAACACCGTATGTAGCCGAAAATGATAAAATGACTTCGTACTATGGTTATGGTTGGGCAATATCTCAAAGTAATAGAGACACGAAAATCGTTGCTCATAATGGTAGTAATGGATTGTATTTTGCAGATTTTGTTAGATTTTTGGATGATGATGTAGTTGTTATATACATAACAAATGCATTTTTAGGTGGTGAATCAGAAAACGTTGCCCGAGAAATAGGTAAAATGATTTTTGATTCAAATTATACCACAACACCAATTTCCAAGAACATTTATGAATTAATTCATGAATTTATGAAAACGAATCCATCTGTAAATGCAGAAAAATTACCAGATTTTTTAAAGAAAGAACTTAATAATGAATTTAACGACCATGCAATACTAAATCAACTAGGATATAGCAGATTGAAAAAAGAGGAAAAACCTGCTTGGGCGTTGGAACTATTTAAGCTTAATGCGAAATTATTCCCTGAAGATGGCAATTTATGGGATTCACTTGGTGAAGCTTACTTAAAATATAATATGAACGATAAAGCCATCAAAAGCTATACAAAAGCAGTAGAGTTAGGTAATGAAAGTTCAAGGAAAGTATTGAATGAATTGTTGAAAAAAGAATAG
- a CDS encoding T9SS type A sorting domain-containing protein, with protein sequence MKTRLLFTLLITSFYLQAQVSDFVTGLTNEPSRLIIDNNIIYVIGVATPTEILEIDLTDSNPSSNVTFTTANGFGIGGIFKEGDIIYISRYDENTGESSLISFNVNTPSSLTLISSGFGYIATIAKFNDELYFTDEDLSGGGIALKKIDVTMTNPPVDTVVTGLTNPQDMEFNGDVLYIGDRDAGGGIGIIYSIDITLSMPVLNSFITNANVRGVYVYNDFLYFSDGGLIKKAPFLNPSNITTEAFDNDANPEFLRDVVISGTNLYMPQEDSGKIVTKEDLTLSVNDFNNQFSNLSIYNNQNELQINGLTNEKYSVKIFNLTGSKVLERMSNSNNNNSINISNLTNGIYLLNINNVQTFKFVK encoded by the coding sequence ATGAAAACAAGATTACTTTTTACATTATTAATTACGTCTTTTTATTTACAAGCCCAAGTATCTGACTTTGTTACTGGTCTTACCAATGAACCTAGTAGGCTAATTATTGATAACAATATTATTTATGTGATAGGTGTTGCTACACCAACAGAGATATTAGAAATTGATTTAACAGATTCGAACCCAAGTAGTAACGTGACTTTTACAACAGCAAATGGATTTGGAATTGGTGGTATATTCAAAGAAGGCGACATTATTTACATATCTAGATATGATGAAAATACAGGTGAAAGTTCTTTGATTAGTTTTAACGTAAATACGCCGAGTTCCTTAACGCTAATATCTTCAGGTTTTGGTTACATAGCAACAATTGCTAAGTTTAATGATGAGCTTTATTTTACAGATGAAGATTTATCCGGTGGTGGAATAGCACTTAAAAAAATAGATGTCACAATGACAAATCCACCTGTTGATACAGTTGTAACTGGTCTTACAAATCCACAAGACATGGAATTTAATGGAGATGTTTTATATATTGGAGATAGAGACGCTGGCGGTGGAATTGGAATTATTTATTCTATTGATATTACATTATCTATGCCAGTGCTAAATTCATTTATAACAAATGCAAACGTTAGAGGTGTTTATGTTTATAATGACTTCTTATATTTTTCTGACGGTGGCTTGATTAAAAAAGCACCTTTTTTAAATCCATCTAATATAACAACCGAGGCTTTTGATAATGATGCAAATCCTGAATTTTTAAGAGACGTTGTGATTTCAGGCACAAATTTGTACATGCCTCAAGAAGATAGCGGAAAAATTGTAACAAAAGAAGATTTGACCCTATCTGTAAATGACTTTAACAATCAGTTCTCAAATTTATCAATTTACAATAATCAAAATGAGTTGCAAATTAACGGTTTAACTAATGAAAAATATAGTGTTAAAATTTTTAATTTAACTGGCTCAAAGGTTTTAGAAAGAATGTCTAATTCAAATAATAATAATTCGATTAATATAAGCAACCTAACAAACGGAATATATTTATTGAATATCAATAATGTACAAACTTTTAAATTTGTAAAATAA
- a CDS encoding glycosyltransferase family 2 protein, translating to MLQTKDLAVVILNWNGKSLLEKFLPSVLKYSKDAGIYLADNASSDDSIAFVSKHFPMVKIIQNTENGGYAKGYNDALKHVEEPLLCLLNSDVEVTENWLHPIISEFNANKNTAIIQPKILDYNNKSHFEYAGAAGGFIDKFGYPYCRGRIFNTIEKDLGQYNDIKTIFWASGACLFIRNAVFKDLNGFDESYFAHMEEIDLCWRAFNKNYKTKYVGTSTIYHFGGATLSNTNPKKTYLNFRNSLFTLFKNTDSNVIFKILARMLLDGIAAVRFLLQLKPAFLFVILKAHGSFYFNLPRLLKQREDLAKLPGYYEMDSIVWSYFIKNKKTF from the coding sequence ATGCTTCAAACCAAAGATCTTGCTGTTGTTATATTAAACTGGAATGGAAAATCGCTACTCGAAAAATTTCTACCTTCAGTTTTAAAATATTCTAAAGATGCGGGCATTTATTTAGCAGATAATGCTTCAAGTGATGATTCTATTGCTTTTGTATCTAAGCATTTTCCAATGGTAAAAATCATTCAGAATACTGAAAACGGTGGTTATGCCAAAGGCTACAATGATGCTTTGAAACACGTTGAAGAGCCACTACTCTGCTTGCTTAATAGCGATGTTGAAGTGACCGAAAATTGGCTTCACCCTATAATTTCAGAATTTAATGCCAATAAAAATACAGCAATCATTCAGCCTAAAATATTAGATTATAATAATAAATCGCATTTTGAATACGCTGGTGCAGCTGGTGGTTTTATAGATAAATTTGGCTATCCGTATTGCAGAGGTCGCATTTTTAATACCATTGAAAAAGACCTTGGTCAATACAACGACATCAAAACTATTTTTTGGGCTTCAGGTGCTTGTCTATTTATTAGAAATGCTGTTTTTAAGGATTTAAATGGTTTCGACGAGTCCTATTTTGCACACATGGAGGAGATCGATTTGTGTTGGCGAGCGTTCAACAAAAATTATAAAACTAAATATGTTGGCACTTCGACCATATACCATTTCGGTGGCGCAACATTGAGTAATACCAATCCAAAAAAAACATATCTTAATTTTAGAAATAGTTTGTTTACGTTATTTAAGAATACAGATTCAAATGTGATTTTTAAAATTTTAGCTAGGATGTTGCTCGATGGTATTGCTGCCGTTCGATTTTTATTGCAACTGAAACCAGCATTTCTTTTTGTTATTCTTAAAGCACATGGCTCTTTTTACTTTAATCTACCGCGTCTTTTAAAACAACGTGAAGACTTAGCTAAACTTCCAGGTTACTATGAAATGGACTCCATTGTATGGTCCTATTTCATAAAAAATAAAAAAACATTTTAA
- a CDS encoding lactoylglutathione lyase family protein, whose translation MKEIKYPKSFSHIGITVPDIHKAVKFYEEIMGWYVIMKPSPVRKERDTAIGQMCIDVFGDDWEEFEIAHMSTSDGIGIELFSFPHGTKEAPEFNPFNTGLFHFCVQDPDIENLTKKIVEAGGKQRMPIREYYPNDKPYKMVYVQDPFGIVFEIYTHSYELTYSSGAYAT comes from the coding sequence ATGAAAGAAATAAAATATCCAAAATCATTTTCACATATTGGAATTACTGTACCTGATATTCATAAAGCTGTAAAATTCTATGAAGAAATTATGGGATGGTATGTAATTATGAAACCATCACCTGTTAGAAAAGAACGTGATACTGCAATCGGACAAATGTGCATTGATGTATTTGGAGATGATTGGGAAGAATTTGAAATTGCCCATATGTCAACTTCTGACGGCATTGGAATTGAGCTTTTTTCTTTCCCTCACGGCACTAAGGAAGCACCTGAATTTAATCCATTTAACACAGGACTATTTCACTTTTGTGTTCAAGATCCAGATATCGAAAATCTAACCAAAAAAATAGTTGAAGCAGGTGGAAAACAAAGGATGCCGATAAGGGAGTATTACCCAAACGATAAACCATATAAAATGGTCTATGTTCAGGATCCATTTGGAATTGTATTCGAAATTTATACGCACAGTTATGAATTAACTTATTCTTCTGGTGCTTATGCGACATAA
- a CDS encoding OmpA family protein produces the protein MKKLMLLSVFSLVFLASCVSKKEHAALQTKYQETQDLLNSATVKLNSCLSDKAASLARVETMKEQLADLRRSNEALIKNSQDMTELTSQGAKNIEASLESLKESNLKISRLQDALTRKDSVTLAIVTSLKKAVGINDPDIDINVEKGVVFISIADKLLFESGNYNVTNRAKEVLGKVAKVINSKPDFEAMVESHTDNVPYNKPPLIDNWDLSVKRATSVVRVLESLEVNPQQLIAAGRSYYVPLVENDTAENRAKNRRTRIIVMPKIDQFYQMVEDEMKNLSEGN, from the coding sequence ATGAAAAAATTAATGTTATTAAGTGTATTTTCATTGGTGTTTTTAGCATCATGTGTATCCAAGAAAGAGCACGCTGCACTTCAAACTAAATATCAAGAAACTCAAGATTTATTAAATAGTGCAACTGTTAAATTAAATAGCTGTTTGTCTGATAAGGCGGCTTCCTTAGCACGTGTTGAAACTATGAAAGAGCAGTTAGCTGATTTGCGAAGAAGTAATGAAGCTTTGATAAAAAACTCTCAAGATATGACCGAGCTTACTAGTCAAGGCGCAAAAAACATAGAGGCCTCTTTAGAGAGTCTTAAGGAAAGTAACTTGAAAATATCGCGATTACAAGATGCATTAACACGTAAAGATAGTGTAACCTTAGCTATCGTTACAAGCCTTAAGAAAGCAGTAGGTATTAACGATCCAGATATTGATATCAATGTTGAAAAAGGCGTGGTGTTTATTTCTATTGCAGATAAATTATTATTTGAGAGTGGAAACTACAATGTAACGAATAGAGCGAAAGAGGTGTTGGGCAAAGTGGCGAAAGTAATCAATAGCAAACCGGATTTTGAAGCTATGGTAGAGTCTCATACGGATAACGTACCTTATAACAAACCACCTTTAATTGATAACTGGGATTTAAGTGTAAAACGTGCTACATCTGTAGTTAGGGTTTTAGAAAGCTTAGAAGTAAACCCACAACAGTTAATCGCTGCTGGTCGTAGTTATTATGTGCCATTAGTGGAAAACGATACCGCTGAAAATAGAGCAAAAAACAGACGAACACGTATAATTGTAATGCCGAAAATTGACCAGTTCTACCAAATGGTTGAAGATGAAATGAAAAATCTGTCTGAAGGCAATTAA